Genomic window (Myxocyprinus asiaticus isolate MX2 ecotype Aquarium Trade chromosome 50, UBuf_Myxa_2, whole genome shotgun sequence):
agaatacaTTCAAAACACTGATTTGTTCACAAACAGAAAAAACTGAGTTTCAAAGCAGTGTAGGAAACGGATttgtgcttgatgctttggcttctttttgaGAAAGGTAGAGAGAAAAAATTCACGAACTACAGAAATATACAGGATCACCTACCCATTTTCATGAGCATCTGATGACCCTTGTTCTCCTCTCCCAACCTGAGGTCAGCAGGTACCGTCACCGGGCCTGAACCCAAACCAGAGGTGGAGCTGCAGACAGACAGTTTCTCGTGTCAAGGGTatgttaaattgtttttttaaatgcttctCAAAGTTGGACTGGACTAGAGAGGCGACAGAAGACACTTACGGTGGTGTAGGACTGCGGGATTTTGTGGCTTGGCACCTCTTTTCTGGAGATTGTGATCTAGAGCGAGATTGGGAGCGGGAACGGCTTCGGGATCTGGATCGGGAGTGACTCCGGCTCCTATAGGAGAAAGTAAAATACGAAGACCCAACTACTTCCAATAGCTACACAAAAACTGGTAGGGTTTAAATGTTACGGTCAACGTGAAATGCTGCtatcccattttacttccataatttaGAGTGGGTCTTGACATTATTGCTCAGGAATTGATCAGATGGTAAACAGTCATTCCATTACATAcccttttttattaaaataccGTTAATGACGTGCACAGATGTACTGTTCACAATAACACATTGTGTATTAAGATGTAAATGGAGTCAATTCCGATTTCATTATGTTCTAAGTCGTTTACCTTGAGCGAGATCTGGAGTAAGAGCGGGATCTGGATCGGGACCTGGAGCGGGAGGATTTCGAAGATCTGGAACTGGAGCGTGATGAGGATTGCCCTTGACTGTGTGACCGACTGCGAGAGTGACTCCCTCGAGTGCTTCCGGATAAAACGGTGATCAAACCAATAAATATAACAACAACAATGGGAAAACTATGATAATCTGGTTTGATTACAAACAGTGGTCGACAACGGCCATTAATaatactgatatctagagagcaattTACATGAACATTTCATTTACAAATTATTTCCCAAAAAGTAAATATCCGAAAACAAGGACTTGGCACAGTTATCTAAAATGgtcaaatatcggccgattaatcagctTGACCTATATATCGTCTACCACAAATTTCTATTACAATTAAACAAACTGAAACAGGTTTTATATTCCCTACCTGTTGCGTTTGTCTTGTTCTTTTTTTCGTCTCGCTCTCATTTTGGCTCTGAAGAATTCATACAGTCCGTTCTGTTCCCAACCCTCactgaaaaagaggaaaaatataattaatgaaAGTACTTGAAGAAATTTGAGAGAAAACCCCCTAAAACTACAACAAAAGTGCAGCTGTGTCACCTGTTTCTGGGTCTGTCGTGAGATGGTGGGCTGTAAAACGCCTTTACAGCAGCCAGAAGACGGTCACTAGGCGGCATTGGGGGAGGCAGACGAATGTCCTTGGGGTCCAGAGGCTTGTAGTCATGATCTTCAAGCTGTTATCAAAAACGAGAATGTCAACATTAGGACAAAACCTGAAGACAATACTTGTCTGGGAAGCCATTAGTTGTCAATAATGTTCATTATGCTTCGAGTATAATATCCTACACTTAATTTCCTGAATAATTTATATATCATCTTCCTTTCAATCTTTTGtaacatgaaatgaaaaataaCCTTCACAAGTGGTGCCATGAGTCCTGCGGGAAGATCGAAGTAGGGAACGTTTGGGACAAGACTGGGGTCATCCTGACTGACATGAGCCGGGTTCTGTCGTCTCATGTGAGGAGCCTGACCGTTAAACCCATGTGGAGGGGGGCCGAAATCAGGGTGCTGGTTACCGCCCCATGGAGGAGGTTCAGACAATCCTGGAGGAGGAATCCTTTGATTGGGGTGATGATGAGGAGGTGGACCGAGCTCTGACAGAAGagcaacattttaatatataacaTGAAAACAGCAAATATGTCACCTGACCTATCTTTTCGAGATTATTATCAAGTACACATTTTTTGCATGAAAAACACTGAttcaaacaaaatatgaaaaatattgtaCTGCGATGATCTATTTTTATTATCCAATTAATTTTTTCCGTTTTACACGGAGTTAGAACCTTTAGTGCTAAAAACATGCGCAAAATTTATCGTACATAATGTATATGCTGAAATACCGTACTACGATGatcaatctttatttatttacttttttcattcaacatttttacatcaagAATTTTACTcaatgtttttgttcatttttgaggATAGGtctactttttatttttctaaatgtcaAAAAATTCTGATTACACAAATATATTTCCAGTGACGAAAATTACACTTTGGTAAAATAGTGTGCatgttttggtgcgaaaaattGTTTGCGAACTATTACTACTTTTGTGTCATTTAATTGCATCAGACTTCATGTGAACAGGCCTCAGTCACGAAACATGAGCGGAACGAATTTTGGTTTAAACTGTTCGTAaagctatccacctttttcctgaacgtggaagtATTCCACGATTCGCCTgctttcaatttccggtctccagtgttttcactcgcagcggcgtatattcttagcgggtaatgtaatgtttgaagtattacatttgtaaaaattgtcgaGATGATGAGTTTTATTGACAGTGCCTGTCAGTGTATTGagtgtgtagatgtcatgaagtGATGGTCCTACTTTTGAGTTTCgtttaatctgaaattaatttttactacaaataacacttaaatggttgttgttctccatctggatcgctcgattcggtagtttttacattgctttttcatcatggcgccacccagtggttgctcgGGAAAACTGTGGATTCTTACATGAATTTCATGACAATTTTCACACGATcggttttacaaacaatttatgCATAAATTTGTTTTACGAATAAGTCCTCACCTGCTGGGAAGTCTCCTTGTGGGTAGTCAAATTGGTGTGGAGGATACGGGGGATGGTCAAAGTGATGTCGGGGTGGAAACTCGTCCTGCATGAATCGCGGCGGGAAGCGGCCGAAGTTATGAGGGGGCGGGTGCTGGTTAAACGGTGGCTGTTGATGAGGAGGAAACGGCCCGCGGAAGTGTGGCGGATGCTGCATGCGGAATGGAGGTTCTCTCTGGCCCCACGGCGGGGGTTGATCTGGCTGGTTGCTCCATGGTGGTTGATCGAACTGGGTGCTCCAGGAGGGTGGAGGCTCGATCTGGCCGCTCCAGGGGCCTCCGGGGCCACCGTCACGAGGGCTGCTCCAGCTTGGGTCCCTCTGCTCGTTCCACATGCCCTCATGGCTGTTCCAGGGTGGACACGGAGGTGGTGGGGCTTGAGTGGGGTCAAATGGCGGCTAGAAGCGGACAAACAATTCAGTCAATGTGTTAATATGTAATAATGGGTCTCTATTGATCTGCAGTATTTCCAAAAAATCACTTTCCCACTCACAGGCTGTTGTGGGTTCCATGGCATGTTGTGCTGCGGGTCGAACCAACCCGGTTTAGTGGATGAAATTTCAGAGGGGGCTGAAGGGCTTGAGTCTAGTGGTCTGTTCTGAGCACTATCATATTCACCAGGAGGACCAGCCATTGGAGGATTCAAGTCTCCTGATGACATCATAAGTCAAAAATGACATTGCATCAAGTATTGAATTAGATCACAAAGTCAAAAATGGCAAGAAGTACAACATCACAGCCAAGAATgacttgtctgaaagtttaaaaatgttttaaaaatgcttttaaagttAGAAAGAGCAGACAGAAGCTTAAAGGTCTCAAAATAATATTTGTGGTTCAGTTTAGCTccgtcagcagcatttgtggcataatattatcacaaaaaataattacaaccTGTTccattattttcttaaaaaagaagcaaaaatttatGTTATAGACACCATTATAAAGgtgaatgggccaatttttggagggtttaaaggcagaaatgtgaagcttataattttataaaagcacttacattaattcttctgttaaaacttgtgtatcatTTGAGTAAATTAGTAAAAGTAAAgtagtttaaatcatcattttgcgtgattacagggtttaccgcgCTAAGTcgcatggcaacgaagttgtaaaagtggatataactttacacagaaaatgttagtaagtgattttatcacactaaaatcatgttaacacacatattgtttatgtcttgtgtctatacttgtgaaacagtgagtattttaatgtttacagattggcccccattcacttccattgtaagtgcctcaatgtagcccagatttttgcttttttgttaaagaaaagtttaatttttgtggtaatcaacattttaccacaaatgctgttgattgagcttaactcaaattaaacccagaatattcctttaagggtatatgtttacatttgaacattttgacAATCTGAAATACCACTGTTAACATGATTCATAAGTGACCATGTTTGTGTGTAGAATCTAACAGGTGTTTACCAGTCTGAGAGGTCATGGGCGTTTGGGACTTCACTTCAGTGTCTGGAGGAGCTAACTGTCCAACGGCAGCCGCGGCTGCTGCAGCCGTCACATTCTGCTGTTGCTTCAGATTGGCTACAAACTCCACATGCTGCGTCTTAAGTGCCTGAATCTGCTGCTGGAACGCCATCTGGACGGGATGCACTACTGGAGCGTACTCTGTAATGAGTGACGCCTGGTGGAAAACCAAAGAcatacaacaacacatcaacaataCATGCAAAATGCTTGCGTGTTCGGCTGAGGGATTTAACATGGTAAAAACATCGATATATCAGATGTACCTGATACTGTCCGAGACCCAGAGCTGGACTTTGAAGCTGCTGAATGGTGACGTCATCGAAGTAGCTGTTCTTCTCCCACAACTGCAGTAACTGAAAATGTCAATGTACCAGAAAAGTTGAAGATATTGTAGAACACCACATACACGTGAAATACCATCAGATCAGCCAAAAGTCAACTGAGTAAACAAACCCTCACAAGGCCTTTTATCTGTACCAGTAAACTGCTCTCTTTCATGGTTtgtatctatcactctttcttttctatctatctatctatatacagttgaagtcagaagtttacatacaccttagccaaatacatttaaactcagtttttcacaattcctgacatttaatcgtagaaaacattccctgtctcaggtcagttaggatcactactttattttaagaatgtgaaatgtcagaattataGTAGAGAGaacgatttatttcagcttttatttctttcatcacattcccagtgggtcagaagtttacatacactttgttagtatttggtagcattgcctttaaattgtttaatttgggtcaaatgttttgggtagccttccacaagcttctcacaataagttactggaattttatcccattcctccagacagaactggtgtaactgagtcaggtttg
Coding sequences:
- the LOC127438814 gene encoding calcium homeostasis endoplasmic reticulum protein-like isoform X2 is translated as MDVSTPPEDQELRNVIDKLAQFVARNGPEFEKMTMDKQKDNPKFSFLFGGEYFSYYKYKLAIEQQQHSSSHDDEYKMEVLCGSSADTDVPDVPPAMSIIPPPPIPPSTPSMEELIQQSQWNLQQQEQHLLSLRQEQVTAAISLAMEQQMQKLLVETQLDTNEFDNLLQPIIDTCTKDAISAGKNWMFNNAKTPQHCELMASHLRNRITADDAHFELRLHLIYLTNDVLHHCQRKNQKDLLAALQKVVVPIYCTSFLAVEEDKQQKITRLLQLWEKNSYFDDVTIQQLQSPALGLGQYQASLITEYAPVVHPVQMAFQQQIQALKTQHVEFVANLKQQQNVTAAAAAAAVGQLAPPDTEVKSQTPMTSQTGDLNPPMAGPPGEYDSAQNRPLDSSPSAPSEISSTKPGWFDPQHNMPWNPQQPPPFDPTQAPPPPCPPWNSHEGMWNEQRDPSWSSPRDGGPGGPWSGQIEPPPSWSTQFDQPPWSNQPDQPPPWGQREPPFRMQHPPHFRGPFPPHQQPPFNQHPPPHNFGRFPPRFMQDEFPPRHHFDHPPYPPHQFDYPQGDFPAELGPPPHHHPNQRIPPPGLSEPPPWGGNQHPDFGPPPHGFNGQAPHMRRQNPAHVSQDDPSLVPNVPYFDLPAGLMAPLVKLEDHDYKPLDPKDIRLPPPMPPSDRLLAAVKAFYSPPSHDRPRNSEGWEQNGLYEFFRAKMRARRKKEQDKRNSTRGSHSRSRSHSQGQSSSRSSSRSSKSSRSRSRSRSRSYSRSRSRSRSHSRSRSRSRSRSQSRSRSQSPEKRCQATKSRSPTPPSTSGLGSGPVTVPADLRLGEENKGHQMLMKMGWSGLGGLGAKEQGIQDPIKGGDIRDKWDQYKGVGVALDDPYVNYRRNKSYNFVARMKAREKVGKDPQEPPSTE
- the LOC127438814 gene encoding calcium homeostasis endoplasmic reticulum protein-like isoform X4; this encodes MDVSTPPEDQELRNVIDKLAQFVARNGPEFEKMTMDKQKDNPKFSFLFGGEYFSYYKYKLAIEQQQLLCGSSADTDVPDVPPAMSIIPPPPIPPSTPSMEELIQQSQWNLQQQEQHLLSLRQEQVTAAISLAMEQQMQKLLVETQLDTNEFDNLLQPIIDTCTKDAISAGKNWMFNNAKTPQHCELMASHLRNRITADDAHFELRLHLIYLTNDVLHHCQRKNQKDLLAALQKVVVPIYCTSFLAVEEDKQQKITRLLQLWEKNSYFDDVTIQQLQSPALGLGQYQASLITEYAPVVHPVQMAFQQQIQALKTQHVEFVANLKQQQNVTAAAAAAAVGQLAPPDTEVKSQTPMTSQTGDLNPPMAGPPGEYDSAQNRPLDSSPSAPSEISSTKPGWFDPQHNMPWNPQQPPPFDPTQAPPPPCPPWNSHEGMWNEQRDPSWSSPRDGGPGGPWSGQIEPPPSWSTQFDQPPWSNQPDQPPPWGQREPPFRMQHPPHFRGPFPPHQQPPFNQHPPPHNFGRFPPRFMQDEFPPRHHFDHPPYPPHQFDYPQGDFPAELGPPPHHHPNQRIPPPGLSEPPPWGGNQHPDFGPPPHGFNGQAPHMRRQNPAHVSQDDPSLVPNVPYFDLPAGLMAPLVKLEDHDYKPLDPKDIRLPPPMPPSDRLLAAVKAFYSPPSHDRPRNSEGWEQNGLYEFFRAKMRARRKKEQDKRNSTRGSHSRSRSHSQGQSSSRSSSRSSKSSRSRSRSRSRSYSRSRSRSRSHSRSRSRSRSRSQSRSRSQSPEKRCQATKSRSPTPPSTSGLGSGPVTVPADLRLGEENKGHQMLMKMGWSGLGGLGAKEQGIQDPIKGGDIRDKWDQYKGVGVALDDPYVNYRRNKSYNFVARMKAREKVGKDPQEPPSTE
- the LOC127438814 gene encoding calcium homeostasis endoplasmic reticulum protein-like isoform X1: MDVSTPPEDQELRNVIDKLAQFVARNGPEFEKMTMDKQKDNPKFSFLFGGEYFSYYKYKLAIEQQQHSSSHDDEYKMEAVLCGSSADTDVPDVPPAMSIIPPPPIPPSTPSMEELIQQSQWNLQQQEQHLLSLRQEQVTAAISLAMEQQMQKLLVETQLDTNEFDNLLQPIIDTCTKDAISAGKNWMFNNAKTPQHCELMASHLRNRITADDAHFELRLHLIYLTNDVLHHCQRKNQKDLLAALQKVVVPIYCTSFLAVEEDKQQKITRLLQLWEKNSYFDDVTIQQLQSPALGLGQYQASLITEYAPVVHPVQMAFQQQIQALKTQHVEFVANLKQQQNVTAAAAAAAVGQLAPPDTEVKSQTPMTSQTGDLNPPMAGPPGEYDSAQNRPLDSSPSAPSEISSTKPGWFDPQHNMPWNPQQPPPFDPTQAPPPPCPPWNSHEGMWNEQRDPSWSSPRDGGPGGPWSGQIEPPPSWSTQFDQPPWSNQPDQPPPWGQREPPFRMQHPPHFRGPFPPHQQPPFNQHPPPHNFGRFPPRFMQDEFPPRHHFDHPPYPPHQFDYPQGDFPAELGPPPHHHPNQRIPPPGLSEPPPWGGNQHPDFGPPPHGFNGQAPHMRRQNPAHVSQDDPSLVPNVPYFDLPAGLMAPLVKLEDHDYKPLDPKDIRLPPPMPPSDRLLAAVKAFYSPPSHDRPRNSEGWEQNGLYEFFRAKMRARRKKEQDKRNSTRGSHSRSRSHSQGQSSSRSSSRSSKSSRSRSRSRSRSYSRSRSRSRSHSRSRSRSRSRSQSRSRSQSPEKRCQATKSRSPTPPSTSGLGSGPVTVPADLRLGEENKGHQMLMKMGWSGLGGLGAKEQGIQDPIKGGDIRDKWDQYKGVGVALDDPYVNYRRNKSYNFVARMKAREKVGKDPQEPPSTE
- the LOC127438814 gene encoding calcium homeostasis endoplasmic reticulum protein-like isoform X3: MDVSTPPEDQELRNVIDKLAQFVARNGPEFEKMTMDKQKDNPKFSFLFGGEYFSYYKYKLAIEQQQPVLCGSSADTDVPDVPPAMSIIPPPPIPPSTPSMEELIQQSQWNLQQQEQHLLSLRQEQVTAAISLAMEQQMQKLLVETQLDTNEFDNLLQPIIDTCTKDAISAGKNWMFNNAKTPQHCELMASHLRNRITADDAHFELRLHLIYLTNDVLHHCQRKNQKDLLAALQKVVVPIYCTSFLAVEEDKQQKITRLLQLWEKNSYFDDVTIQQLQSPALGLGQYQASLITEYAPVVHPVQMAFQQQIQALKTQHVEFVANLKQQQNVTAAAAAAAVGQLAPPDTEVKSQTPMTSQTGDLNPPMAGPPGEYDSAQNRPLDSSPSAPSEISSTKPGWFDPQHNMPWNPQQPPPFDPTQAPPPPCPPWNSHEGMWNEQRDPSWSSPRDGGPGGPWSGQIEPPPSWSTQFDQPPWSNQPDQPPPWGQREPPFRMQHPPHFRGPFPPHQQPPFNQHPPPHNFGRFPPRFMQDEFPPRHHFDHPPYPPHQFDYPQGDFPAELGPPPHHHPNQRIPPPGLSEPPPWGGNQHPDFGPPPHGFNGQAPHMRRQNPAHVSQDDPSLVPNVPYFDLPAGLMAPLVKLEDHDYKPLDPKDIRLPPPMPPSDRLLAAVKAFYSPPSHDRPRNSEGWEQNGLYEFFRAKMRARRKKEQDKRNSTRGSHSRSRSHSQGQSSSRSSSRSSKSSRSRSRSRSRSYSRSRSRSRSHSRSRSRSRSRSQSRSRSQSPEKRCQATKSRSPTPPSTSGLGSGPVTVPADLRLGEENKGHQMLMKMGWSGLGGLGAKEQGIQDPIKGGDIRDKWDQYKGVGVALDDPYVNYRRNKSYNFVARMKAREKVGKDPQEPPSTE
- the LOC127438814 gene encoding calcium homeostasis endoplasmic reticulum protein-like isoform X5 — encoded protein: MNRNEYNSVADSSSHDDEYKMEAVLCGSSADTDVPDVPPAMSIIPPPPIPPSTPSMEELIQQSQWNLQQQEQHLLSLRQEQVTAAISLAMEQQMQKLLVETQLDTNEFDNLLQPIIDTCTKDAISAGKNWMFNNAKTPQHCELMASHLRNRITADDAHFELRLHLIYLTNDVLHHCQRKNQKDLLAALQKVVVPIYCTSFLAVEEDKQQKITRLLQLWEKNSYFDDVTIQQLQSPALGLGQYQASLITEYAPVVHPVQMAFQQQIQALKTQHVEFVANLKQQQNVTAAAAAAAVGQLAPPDTEVKSQTPMTSQTGDLNPPMAGPPGEYDSAQNRPLDSSPSAPSEISSTKPGWFDPQHNMPWNPQQPPPFDPTQAPPPPCPPWNSHEGMWNEQRDPSWSSPRDGGPGGPWSGQIEPPPSWSTQFDQPPWSNQPDQPPPWGQREPPFRMQHPPHFRGPFPPHQQPPFNQHPPPHNFGRFPPRFMQDEFPPRHHFDHPPYPPHQFDYPQGDFPAELGPPPHHHPNQRIPPPGLSEPPPWGGNQHPDFGPPPHGFNGQAPHMRRQNPAHVSQDDPSLVPNVPYFDLPAGLMAPLVKLEDHDYKPLDPKDIRLPPPMPPSDRLLAAVKAFYSPPSHDRPRNSEGWEQNGLYEFFRAKMRARRKKEQDKRNSTRGSHSRSRSHSQGQSSSRSSSRSSKSSRSRSRSRSRSYSRSRSRSRSHSRSRSRSRSRSQSRSRSQSPEKRCQATKSRSPTPPSTSGLGSGPVTVPADLRLGEENKGHQMLMKMGWSGLGGLGAKEQGIQDPIKGGDIRDKWDQYKGVGVALDDPYVNYRRNKSYNFVARMKAREKVGKDPQEPPSTE
- the LOC127438814 gene encoding calcium homeostasis endoplasmic reticulum protein-like isoform X7, whose product is MNHSSSHDDEYKMEAVLCGSSADTDVPDVPPAMSIIPPPPIPPSTPSMEELIQQSQWNLQQQEQHLLSLRQEQVTAAISLAMEQQMQKLLVETQLDTNEFDNLLQPIIDTCTKDAISAGKNWMFNNAKTPQHCELMASHLRNRITADDAHFELRLHLIYLTNDVLHHCQRKNQKDLLAALQKVVVPIYCTSFLAVEEDKQQKITRLLQLWEKNSYFDDVTIQQLQSPALGLGQYQASLITEYAPVVHPVQMAFQQQIQALKTQHVEFVANLKQQQNVTAAAAAAAVGQLAPPDTEVKSQTPMTSQTGDLNPPMAGPPGEYDSAQNRPLDSSPSAPSEISSTKPGWFDPQHNMPWNPQQPPPFDPTQAPPPPCPPWNSHEGMWNEQRDPSWSSPRDGGPGGPWSGQIEPPPSWSTQFDQPPWSNQPDQPPPWGQREPPFRMQHPPHFRGPFPPHQQPPFNQHPPPHNFGRFPPRFMQDEFPPRHHFDHPPYPPHQFDYPQGDFPAELGPPPHHHPNQRIPPPGLSEPPPWGGNQHPDFGPPPHGFNGQAPHMRRQNPAHVSQDDPSLVPNVPYFDLPAGLMAPLVKLEDHDYKPLDPKDIRLPPPMPPSDRLLAAVKAFYSPPSHDRPRNSEGWEQNGLYEFFRAKMRARRKKEQDKRNSTRGSHSRSRSHSQGQSSSRSSSRSSKSSRSRSRSRSRSYSRSRSRSRSHSRSRSRSRSRSQSRSRSQSPEKRCQATKSRSPTPPSTSGLGSGPVTVPADLRLGEENKGHQMLMKMGWSGLGGLGAKEQGIQDPIKGGDIRDKWDQYKGVGVALDDPYVNYRRNKSYNFVARMKAREKVGKDPQEPPSTE
- the LOC127438814 gene encoding calcium homeostasis endoplasmic reticulum protein-like isoform X6, with translation MNRNEYNSVADSSSHDDEYKMEVLCGSSADTDVPDVPPAMSIIPPPPIPPSTPSMEELIQQSQWNLQQQEQHLLSLRQEQVTAAISLAMEQQMQKLLVETQLDTNEFDNLLQPIIDTCTKDAISAGKNWMFNNAKTPQHCELMASHLRNRITADDAHFELRLHLIYLTNDVLHHCQRKNQKDLLAALQKVVVPIYCTSFLAVEEDKQQKITRLLQLWEKNSYFDDVTIQQLQSPALGLGQYQASLITEYAPVVHPVQMAFQQQIQALKTQHVEFVANLKQQQNVTAAAAAAAVGQLAPPDTEVKSQTPMTSQTGDLNPPMAGPPGEYDSAQNRPLDSSPSAPSEISSTKPGWFDPQHNMPWNPQQPPPFDPTQAPPPPCPPWNSHEGMWNEQRDPSWSSPRDGGPGGPWSGQIEPPPSWSTQFDQPPWSNQPDQPPPWGQREPPFRMQHPPHFRGPFPPHQQPPFNQHPPPHNFGRFPPRFMQDEFPPRHHFDHPPYPPHQFDYPQGDFPAELGPPPHHHPNQRIPPPGLSEPPPWGGNQHPDFGPPPHGFNGQAPHMRRQNPAHVSQDDPSLVPNVPYFDLPAGLMAPLVKLEDHDYKPLDPKDIRLPPPMPPSDRLLAAVKAFYSPPSHDRPRNSEGWEQNGLYEFFRAKMRARRKKEQDKRNSTRGSHSRSRSHSQGQSSSRSSSRSSKSSRSRSRSRSRSYSRSRSRSRSHSRSRSRSRSRSQSRSRSQSPEKRCQATKSRSPTPPSTSGLGSGPVTVPADLRLGEENKGHQMLMKMGWSGLGGLGAKEQGIQDPIKGGDIRDKWDQYKGVGVALDDPYVNYRRNKSYNFVARMKAREKVGKDPQEPPSTE
- the LOC127438814 gene encoding calcium homeostasis endoplasmic reticulum protein-like isoform X9, whose amino-acid sequence is MNRNEYNSVAVLCGSSADTDVPDVPPAMSIIPPPPIPPSTPSMEELIQQSQWNLQQQEQHLLSLRQEQVTAAISLAMEQQMQKLLVETQLDTNEFDNLLQPIIDTCTKDAISAGKNWMFNNAKTPQHCELMASHLRNRITADDAHFELRLHLIYLTNDVLHHCQRKNQKDLLAALQKVVVPIYCTSFLAVEEDKQQKITRLLQLWEKNSYFDDVTIQQLQSPALGLGQYQASLITEYAPVVHPVQMAFQQQIQALKTQHVEFVANLKQQQNVTAAAAAAAVGQLAPPDTEVKSQTPMTSQTGDLNPPMAGPPGEYDSAQNRPLDSSPSAPSEISSTKPGWFDPQHNMPWNPQQPPPFDPTQAPPPPCPPWNSHEGMWNEQRDPSWSSPRDGGPGGPWSGQIEPPPSWSTQFDQPPWSNQPDQPPPWGQREPPFRMQHPPHFRGPFPPHQQPPFNQHPPPHNFGRFPPRFMQDEFPPRHHFDHPPYPPHQFDYPQGDFPAELGPPPHHHPNQRIPPPGLSEPPPWGGNQHPDFGPPPHGFNGQAPHMRRQNPAHVSQDDPSLVPNVPYFDLPAGLMAPLVKLEDHDYKPLDPKDIRLPPPMPPSDRLLAAVKAFYSPPSHDRPRNSEGWEQNGLYEFFRAKMRARRKKEQDKRNSTRGSHSRSRSHSQGQSSSRSSSRSSKSSRSRSRSRSRSYSRSRSRSRSHSRSRSRSRSRSQSRSRSQSPEKRCQATKSRSPTPPSTSGLGSGPVTVPADLRLGEENKGHQMLMKMGWSGLGGLGAKEQGIQDPIKGGDIRDKWDQYKGVGVALDDPYVNYRRNKSYNFVARMKAREKVGKDPQEPPSTE
- the LOC127438814 gene encoding calcium homeostasis endoplasmic reticulum protein-like isoform X8; the encoded protein is MNRNEYNSVAAVLCGSSADTDVPDVPPAMSIIPPPPIPPSTPSMEELIQQSQWNLQQQEQHLLSLRQEQVTAAISLAMEQQMQKLLVETQLDTNEFDNLLQPIIDTCTKDAISAGKNWMFNNAKTPQHCELMASHLRNRITADDAHFELRLHLIYLTNDVLHHCQRKNQKDLLAALQKVVVPIYCTSFLAVEEDKQQKITRLLQLWEKNSYFDDVTIQQLQSPALGLGQYQASLITEYAPVVHPVQMAFQQQIQALKTQHVEFVANLKQQQNVTAAAAAAAVGQLAPPDTEVKSQTPMTSQTGDLNPPMAGPPGEYDSAQNRPLDSSPSAPSEISSTKPGWFDPQHNMPWNPQQPPPFDPTQAPPPPCPPWNSHEGMWNEQRDPSWSSPRDGGPGGPWSGQIEPPPSWSTQFDQPPWSNQPDQPPPWGQREPPFRMQHPPHFRGPFPPHQQPPFNQHPPPHNFGRFPPRFMQDEFPPRHHFDHPPYPPHQFDYPQGDFPAELGPPPHHHPNQRIPPPGLSEPPPWGGNQHPDFGPPPHGFNGQAPHMRRQNPAHVSQDDPSLVPNVPYFDLPAGLMAPLVKLEDHDYKPLDPKDIRLPPPMPPSDRLLAAVKAFYSPPSHDRPRNSEGWEQNGLYEFFRAKMRARRKKEQDKRNSTRGSHSRSRSHSQGQSSSRSSSRSSKSSRSRSRSRSRSYSRSRSRSRSHSRSRSRSRSRSQSRSRSQSPEKRCQATKSRSPTPPSTSGLGSGPVTVPADLRLGEENKGHQMLMKMGWSGLGGLGAKEQGIQDPIKGGDIRDKWDQYKGVGVALDDPYVNYRRNKSYNFVARMKAREKVGKDPQEPPSTE